Part of the Vicinamibacteria bacterium genome is shown below.
CCGTCGTCCCCGTTTGACCCACGGGTGTGTGGTTTCTCCCCCGTTCAGTGCGCCGGGGCGAGAGCGTCCGCGATTTCCCGAAGCTTCGACTGAATCGAACCCACGTTCTGCGGGCCGGTCCGCAGCAGCAGCTTCTGGGCCGGCTGGAGGCGCTCCAGAGTCGGATCGGAAAAGGCGTAGTTGACGCTCACCGCATGGACCTCGATCCGGCCCTCGACGACCGGCGTGCTCAGCAGAGCGCCGATGGCCTGACTCAGCGTCTGGTCGAAGGGTTTCTCGAGATATCCCAGCTCGCGGTAGGCCTCGACCAGAAGCGGCTCGAGTCTCCGGGTGAGCTCGGCGACCCGCGCCGCGTCGAGCGACGCGATGCCCGCGGCGATTGCGTCGTAACGACGATAGCTCAACGGGTCCACGTAGAGAGCCTCACGTCTTCGAACGACCTCGAACGGCTCCTCGGGGGCAAGGTGTCGGAAGTGCCGCGCCGGATCCTCCCCCTCGGACACGTTCACGATGACGGCGACCGCCTTGCGGATCAGACTTTCGTCCACGAAGAACGCCGTCAGGGAAGGATGGCTGGTGAGAGCACCGAGAAGACCGCGAACGAAATCATCGCTCTCCGCGAGCGCGGGTAGCGGCGGCAAGGGCGCCTCGGAAACGGCCGTCTCATCCGCGGGCGTCTCGGGCCCCGCGACCCTGTCCTCGACCTGAGCCCGATCGGGCGTCGGGGTCTCCGGCGGCCTCAGCCTCTGATAAAGGTAGATGGCTCCGGTAACGACGATGAGCACGACCGCTGCCCA
Proteins encoded:
- a CDS encoding DUF3014 domain-containing protein, encoding MNEWDERDFRPEDDEDEVYEDGVYEIASTPEPPSASFAWTIWAAVVLIVVTGAIYLYQRLRPPETPTPDRAQVEDRVAGPETPADETAVSEAPLPPLPALAESDDFVRGLLGALTSHPSLTAFFVDESLIRKAVAVIVNVSEGEDPARHFRHLAPEEPFEVVRRREALYVDPLSYRRYDAIAAGIASLDAARVAELTRRLEPLLVEAYRELGYLEKPFDQTLSQAIGALLSTPVVEGRIEVHAVSVNYAFSDPTLERLQPAQKLLLRTGPQNVGSIQSKLREIADALAPAH